Proteins from one Microbacterium proteolyticum genomic window:
- a CDS encoding DM13 domain-containing protein, translated as MRRTPTLLAVPVLALGLALAGCSSAGSAAPADTTTSSAAVTSDAMASTVLQGTFAGEGGKAVSGTVTITGDTVTLAGFATEEGPDLHFYLANGTDEQAVSAGVRIAAVSTEAAQTFTLPAGVSADDYTDLVVHCDKAKAVFGAAALTR; from the coding sequence ATGCGCCGCACCCCCACCCTCCTCGCCGTCCCCGTCCTCGCCCTCGGCCTCGCCCTCGCCGGCTGCTCCTCCGCGGGGAGCGCGGCGCCCGCCGACACGACGACGTCGAGCGCCGCGGTGACGTCCGATGCCATGGCATCCACGGTGCTCCAGGGCACCTTCGCCGGGGAGGGTGGGAAGGCGGTGTCGGGCACCGTCACCATCACCGGCGACACCGTCACCCTCGCGGGCTTCGCCACCGAGGAAGGCCCCGATCTGCACTTCTATCTCGCCAACGGCACCGACGAGCAGGCCGTGAGCGCCGGGGTGCGCATCGCGGCCGTGTCCACCGAAGCCGCGCAGACGTTCACACTGCCCGCCGGTGTGTCGGCCGACGACTACACCGACCTCGTCGTGCACTGCGACAAAGCGAAGGCCGTCTTCGGTGCGGCCGCACTGACGCGATGA